A genomic region of Miscanthus floridulus cultivar M001 chromosome 3, ASM1932011v1, whole genome shotgun sequence contains the following coding sequences:
- the LOC136544181 gene encoding serine carboxypeptidase II-3-like, with protein MRYRHCSRENSQPKQSNFNGRVSNMVGNPLLDDYHKDKGSFEFLWNHGVLSDEMWANITEHCSFGPSDGILCKEAKLPFNFRNFVGNIYLYNIYAPICIHAPNGTAYSSSYLASFDPCISNYITVYFNSPEVQKAIHARIKTHWSNCTRFLPKDTPKTMVPTISWLVNTRLRVWVYSGDMDYVCPITVMRYSVKDLNLTVTKPWRPWYTPANEVGGYIQQYEGGFTFASVRGAGHTVPSFQPKRSLVLFYSFLKGVLPPAISLWHP; from the exons ATGCGA TATCGACATTGTTCAAGGGAAAATAGCCAACCAAAACAGTCCAATTTCAATGGCCGTGTCTCAAATATG GTTGGCAACCCGTTGCTTGATGATTACCACAAAGACAAGGGCTCTTTTGAGTTCTTGTGGAACCATGGGGTGCTGTCCGATGAGATGTGGGCCAACATTACCGAGCACTGCAGCTTTGGCCCGTCCGATGGAATTTTGTGCAAGGAGGCGAAGTTACCGTTCAACTTCAGGAACTTTGTTGGCAACATCTACCTATACAACATTTATGCTCCAATATGCATTCATGCGCCTAACGGGACGGCCTACTCCAGTAGCTAT TTAGCTAGCTTCGACCCGTGCATCAGCAACTACATCACGGTCTACTTCAATAGCCCTGAGGTGCAGAAGGCGATCCATGCTCGGATCAAGACACATTGGTCAAATTGCAC TAGATTCCTTCCAAAGGACACCCCAAAAACCATGGTGCCAACAATCTCATGGCTTGTCAACACCAGATTAAGAGTTTGGGTGTACA GTGGTGATATGGATTATGTGTGCCCCATTACTGTGATGAGATACTCCGTCAAGGACCTCAATCTGACTGTCACAAAGCCATGGCGCCCGTGGTACACTCCCGCCAATGAG GTTGGAGGCTACATTCAACAATACGAGGGAGGATTCACGTTTGCCTCTGTGAGGGGAGCTGGTCACACGGTACCAAGTTTCCAGCCTAAGAGATCGCTGGTTCTCTTCTACTCCTTTCTCAAAGGCGTGCTTCCACCTGCTATTTCATTGTGGCATCCATGA
- the LOC136546378 gene encoding serine carboxypeptidase 1-like, whose amino-acid sequence MDYQAALKEADKVTALLGQQPPRVNFEQYAGYVTVDEEHGRALFYYFVESPNDAASKPLVLRLNGGPGCSSLGWGAMMELGPFRVSPDGKTLSRNRDAWNNVANVIFLESPVGVGFSYSNTSSDYDERGDRSIAVDSYIFLLNWLERFPEYKGRDFNIAGESYAGHYVPQLASVIVAVRQRTGKNPTSLKGIFVGNPLLDDYHKDKGSFEFLWNHGVLSDEMWANITEHCSFGPSDGILCKEAKLPFNFRNFVGNIYLYNIYAPICIHAPNGTAYSSSYLAGFDPCISNYITVYFNSPEVQKAIHARIKTHWSNCTRFLPKDTPKTMVPTISWLVNTRLRVWVYSGDMDYVCPITAMRYSVKDLNLTITKPWRPWYTPANEVGGYIQQYEGGFTFASVRGAGHTVPSFQPKRSLVLFYSFLKGVLPPAISLWHP is encoded by the exons ATGGACTACCAAGCGGCGCT CAAGGAGGCCGACAAGGTCACGGCGCTGCTGGGGCAGCAGCCGCCGCGCGTCAACTTCGAGCAGTACGCGGGGTACGTGACGGTGGACGAGGAGCACGGCCGCGCGCTCTTCTACTACTTCGTCGAGTCCCCCAATGACGCCGCCTCCAAACCCCTCGTCCTCAGGCTCAACGGAG GCCCAGGGTGCTCGTCGCTGGGATGGGGCGCCATGATGGAGCTCGGCCCGTTCCGTGTCAGCCCCGACGGCAAGACGTTGAGCAGGAACAGGGACGCCTGGAACAACG TGGCCAACGTGATCTTCCTCGAGTCGCCGGTCGGAGTCGGGTTCTCCTACTCCAACACGTCGTCGGACTACGACGAAAGAGGTGACAGGTCGATAGCAGTGGACTCGTACATCTTCTTGCTCAACTGGCTTGAGCGGTTCCCTGAATACAAGGGCCGCGACTTCAACATCGCCGGCGAGAGCTACGCCGGCCATTACGTCCCTCAGCTGGCCTCCGTCATCGTGGCTGTTCGCCAACGCACCGGCAAGAACCCCACGAGCCTCAAGGGAATCTTC GTTGGCAACCCGTTGCTTGATGATTACCACAAAGACAAGGGCTCTTTTGAGTTCTTGTGGAACCATGGGGTGCTGTCCGATGAGATGTGGGCCAACATTACCGAGCACTGCAGCTTCGGCCCGTCCGATGGAATTTTGTGCAAGGAGGCGAAGTTACCGTTCAACTTCAGGAACTTTGTTGGCAACATCTACCTATACAACATTTATGCTCCAATATGCATTCATGCGCCTAACGGGACGGCCTACTCCAGTAGCTAT TTAGCTGGCTTCGACCCGTGCATCAGCAACTACATCACGGTCTACTTCAATAGCCCTGAGGTGCAGAAGGCGATCCATGCTCGGATCAAGACACATTGGTCAAATTGCAC TAGATTCCTTCCAAAGGACACCCCAAAAACCATGGTGCCAACAATCTCATGGCTTGTCAACACCAGATTAAGAGTTTGGGTGTACA GTGGTGATATGGATTATGTGTGCCCCATTACTGCGATGAGATACTCCGTCAAGGACCTCAATCTGACTATCACAAAGCCATGGCGCCCGTGGTACACTCCCGCCAATGAG GTTGGAGGCTACATTCAACAATACGAGGGAGGATTCACGTTTGCCTCTGTGAGGGGAGCTGGTCACACGGTACCAAGTTTCCAGCCTAAGAGATCGCTGGTTCTCTTCTACTCCTTTCTCAAAGGCGTGCTTCCACCTGCTATTTCATTGTGGCATCCATGA